One genomic region from Amaranthus tricolor cultivar Red isolate AtriRed21 chromosome 12, ASM2621246v1, whole genome shotgun sequence encodes:
- the LOC130796776 gene encoding F-box protein At3g07870-like: MEKEPPDKVVQFNTLPKDIIFDIFSRIPLKKLTQLTIVCKKWRLNIHQNPEFRGFYHQKHRINPILLFTKQVQINENSSTQFSSCYIDGTQVSQMLTNNFDQPLITNILTCNGILCLLSKTHVFFYDPIIKKLSKIPNSRYFNCTFSWAFGMFRKGFKLLHFYTIETFDNFHYCQMQEVMCEILTKPSFDSQKDWKFIGESPYNDVLGRKNYAYVDGKFYWLIGEKKYNPNGIKIMSFDLGMEIFGMVSFPKTYSDRSVECLELVEINDKLCLTDRLPWESNMDVWMMMNENEGFPNHWVKKYRIDLMGIDHHDVRILGHLPKIYGNDCESECEGKILMKIGEQKFGFYELKKKVYRDIISDINMKEWSLQLMLNRNTLF, encoded by the coding sequence ATGGAAAAAGAACCACCAGATAAAGTAGTGCAATTCAATACCTTACCAAAAGACATAATCTTTGACATTTTTTCAAGGATTCCATTGAAAAAACTTACTCAATTAACCATTGTTTGTAAGAAATGGAGGCTTAACATACATCAAAACCCAGAATTCAGAGGTTTTTACCATCAAAAACACAGAATAAACCCAATTTTGCTGTTCACTAAACAAGTTCAGATCAATGAAAATTCTTCAACCCAATTCTCTTCTTGCTATATTGATGGAACCCAAGTAAGTCAAATGCTTACCAATAATTTTGATCAACCTTTAATTACTAATATCTTAACCTGCAATGGAATACTTTGTTTATTATCAAAAACCCATGTATTTTTCTATGATCCCATCATCAAAAAACTATCTAAAATCCCTAATTCAAGATATTTCAATTGCACTTTCAGTTGGGCATTTGGGATGTTTCGAAAGGGTTTCAAGCTTCTTCATTTTTACACCATTGAGACTTTTGACAATTTCCATTATTGTCAAATGCAAGAGGTAATGTGTGAGATTTTGACAAAACCTAGTTTTGATTCTCAAAAAGATTGGAAATTTATTGGAGAATCCCCATATAATGATGTTCTTGGTAGGAAAAATTATGCATATGTTGATGGGAAATTTTATTGGTTAAttggagaaaaaaaatacaacccAAATGGTATAAAGATCATGTCTTTTGATTTGGGTATGGAGATTTTTGGGATGGTTTCTTTCCCAAAAACTTATTCGGATAGATCAGTTGAATGCTTGGAATTGGTGGAgattaatgataaattatgtttgaCTGATAGATTACCATGGGAATCAAATATGGATGTatggatgatgatgaatgaaaatgaaggtTTTCCAAATCATTGGGTGAAGAAATATAGGATTGATCTTATGGGTATTGATCATCATGATGTAAGAATTTTGGGTCACTTGCCTAAAATTTATGGTAATGATTGTGAAAGTGAATGTGAAGGAAAAATTTTGATGAAGATTGGGGAACAAAAATTTGGGTTTTATGAGCTAAAGAAAAAAGTTTATAGAGATATAATTAGTGATATTAATATGAAAGAATGGAGTTTGCAGTTGATGCTTAACAGAAATACACTGTTCTAG